The DNA segment CACCATGTCCACGTCGAACGGTTTGCCCTGCTCGTACCACGCCCGCGGATACCGCCCGTTGAGGCGCGTTTCGTAGAGCCGCGCCGGAAGCGGGAACAGGTCGAAGGCGATTTGAAGCAAGCCGGGAAAGGCAAATGCGCCATGCTGAAAACGCCCGTCGCCGTACTGCAAACGTGGTCCCACCGCCGCTACATCGGGATGCGCACGCAAATGCGCCAGCAACTGTGCGGGGGCGTTGCCCACCGTTTCCGTATCGGGATTGAGCAGCCAGACCGCTTCGGGCAGCGCGTCGCCGTGGGGAAACCCCAGGTGGCGCAACGCCAGGTTGTTGGCGCGTGCAAACCCCAAATTTTCACCCGGTTCCAGCAGTTCAACGTCGGGGAAGGTGCGCCGCACCATCTCGGCGCTCCCATCGTGGCTGGCGTTGTCCACAACAATGATGCGCGCATGTGATGGACCATGCGCGTGCAGGCTGGTTTGCAGGCTGGCAATAGCGCGCTGAAGCAGGTCGCGTGTGTTGTACGAAACAATGATGACGGCTAATTCCGGTGGGTTCGCCATGTGTGTTCATTCACCCCCATAGGTTCACAAAACAAAGGTGGGGAGTGCCGCTCACACTCCCCACCGCGTGCAGGCAGGCGCGTTTACGGGTTCAACAGGTCTTTGATGGCTTCGCGTTCTTCCAGCAGTTCCTGCGCGGTGCGTTCAATGAGCGGCTTCACCCAGTCGGGGTGTTCCAGCCCATTGACGACTTCGTAGTTGCCATCCTTGCAGACAACCGGATACGAGAAGATGACGCCTTCGGGAATGCCGTAGTCGCCCAGGTGCGAGGGCACCGCCATCGAGACCCAGTCGCCTTCGGGCGTTCCAAGCGCCCACGAGCGCACATGGTCAATCAGCGCGTTGGCCGCGGACGCAGCCGAGGAGTGCCCACGCGCTTCGATGATGGCGCGCCCACGTTGCTGCACGGTCGGGATGAATTCGTTGCGCACCCATTCGTCATCGTTGATGACTTGCGGCGCCGGCTGCCCTTTGACGAGCGCATGCGTAATGTCGGGCACTTGCGTGGCGGAGTGGTTCCCCCAGATGATAATGCGCTGGACATCGGTCACATGCACGCCGGCTTTCTTCGCCACCTGGTTGATAGCGCGGTTATGGTCGAGGCGGGTCATGGCGGTGAAACGTTCGTTCGGAATGTCGGGGGCGTTGCTCATGGCAATCAGGGCGTTGGTGTTGGCGGGGTTCCCCACCACCACAACGCGAATGTCCGCGGCGGCGTTTTCGTTGAGCGCACGCCCTTGCCCGACGAAAATGGGGCCGTTGTCGCGGATGAGGTCTTTGCGTTCTTGCCCCTTCCCGCGCGGCTTAGCGCCCACCAGCAACGCCCAGTTGGCATCGCGGAAGGCGACGTTGGGGTCATCCGTGAGCACCATGTCATAGAGGAGCGGGAAGGCGCAGTCTTCAAGTTCCATCGCCACGCCCTTCAGAGCGGAAAGCGCCGGCGTAATTTCGAGCATTTGCAGGATGACGGGTTGGTCGGGGCCAAACATATCGCCAGCGGCAATGCGGAAGAGGAGCGAATACCCAATGTTCCCGGCGGCACCGGTCACGGCAACACGAATTGGCTTCTTCATCGTTCGCCTCCTTAGGGGTTGGTTCCGCGTGCGTCTTGCACGTTTTTTGTTTGTGAACTGGCGGCCGTATCATACCGTTGAGCGAAAAGATTGGCAATTCGTGAAAGGTTGCACAAAGCCACATTCACGCCACATCGGCCACGTGGGCGATGACAAATTTCAGGTAGCGCCCTTCGGGAAAATGGGGCGGCACTGGGTGGTCGAGTGGTTGGCCGGCGTCGTGCAGAATGCGCAAGCGACGCCCCGCCTTGGCGGCGGCGGTTGCCAGCATGTTGAGGAAATCGGCATGCGAAACCTGCGCGGTGCAACTGGACGAGACCAGCAGACCACCGGGGGGAATGAGGTTGAGCGCCAGAGCGTTCAGGCGGGTGTAGGCGCGGATGGCTTTGTGGCGCTGGTTCTTGCTGCGTGCGAAACTTGGGGGGTCGAGTACGACCACGTCGAATGTGCGCCCTTCACGGGCGTACTGTTCGAGCAGGTCGAACACATCGGCACGGGTGAAGGCGTGCGCGTCGGGGTCAAGCCCGTTGAGGGCGAAGGTGCGGCGGGCGTCTTCCAGCGCGTTGGCGGCAACGTCCACACTTTCGACGAAACGCGCGCCCCCCAACGCCGCCGCTAATGAAAACCCCCCGTTGTAGGCGAAGCAATTGAGCACCCGTTTGCCGCCGCACCAGCGCATGAGTTCGCGCCGATTTTCGCGCTGGTCCAGAAAGAGGCCGGTTTTCTGCCCGTGGAGCAAGTTGGCGTACATGTGCCAGCCGTTTTCGAGCACCACGAGTTCATCCGGTGGGCGCTGCCCCCAATGCACATGCCAGCGCGGTTCGCCAAATTCATCTTCCTGTCGCTCGGCGATACCGTCAACGGGAGCAACGCGCCGCAACGCTGCCACCACCCACGGGACAAGTTTGCGCACGCTATCGGTGTAGGTGCGCAAAATGGCGTGGCGGTCGTAGAGGTCTACCACGAT comes from the Ardenticatena maritima genome and includes:
- a CDS encoding malate dehydrogenase → MKKPIRVAVTGAAGNIGYSLLFRIAAGDMFGPDQPVILQMLEITPALSALKGVAMELEDCAFPLLYDMVLTDDPNVAFRDANWALLVGAKPRGKGQERKDLIRDNGPIFVGQGRALNENAAADIRVVVVGNPANTNALIAMSNAPDIPNERFTAMTRLDHNRAINQVAKKAGVHVTDVQRIIIWGNHSATQVPDITHALVKGQPAPQVINDDEWVRNEFIPTVQQRGRAIIEARGHSSAASAANALIDHVRSWALGTPEGDWVSMAVPSHLGDYGIPEGVIFSYPVVCKDGNYEVVNGLEHPDWVKPLIERTAQELLEEREAIKDLLNP
- a CDS encoding class I SAM-dependent rRNA methyltransferase, producing the protein MSIREIRLPADLKPALLSGHPWIYRDHIPPNTYLKNGSWVRVSAGNVAAYGIWDAHGPIAVRLFSRHTIPDIAWVEARVREAWDVRAPLRARGDTNAYRWLYGESDGLPGIVVDLYDRHAILRTYTDSVRKLVPWVVAALRRVAPVDGIAERQEDEFGEPRWHVHWGQRPPDELVVLENGWHMYANLLHGQKTGLFLDQRENRRELMRWCGGKRVLNCFAYNGGFSLAAALGGARFVESVDVAANALEDARRTFALNGLDPDAHAFTRADVFDLLEQYAREGRTFDVVVLDPPSFARSKNQRHKAIRAYTRLNALALNLIPPGGLLVSSSCTAQVSHADFLNMLATAAAKAGRRLRILHDAGQPLDHPVPPHFPEGRYLKFVIAHVADVA
- a CDS encoding glycosyltransferase family 2 protein; amino-acid sequence: MANPPELAVIIVSYNTRDLLQRAIASLQTSLHAHGPSHARIIVVDNASHDGSAEMVRRTFPDVELLEPGENLGFARANNLALRHLGFPHGDALPEAVWLLNPDTETVGNAPAQLLAHLRAHPDVAAVGPRLQYGDGRFQHGAFAFPGLLQIAFDLFPLPARLYETRLNGRYPRAWYEQGKPFDVDMVLGAALMVRREAIQQVGLLDEGYFMYVEELDWCRRMKQAGWRLQLVPTALVIHHEGQSTRQFREEMFRALWRSRLRYYTKFAPRPYVWLVRALVAVGLAWQKQRARGG